The DNA window TTAGCAGAGTGCAGGCAACAGATTACTGATGTTCTGATCAATGATAGATATGACCAGATGGTAATGAAAAAGGAGTCAGACTACCAGACAAATGTTTTACTGTTCCATCTTCAGACCTCGGATATAATGCCAGCTTTTCCCTACATTGCTCCATTTTCTTCTATGGTACCTGAATGTTGTCGTATTGTCAGAACTTTTATCAAGGACTCTGTCAATTTCTTGTCTTATGGGTGCCAAATGAACTTCTTTGATTTTGTTAAAGAATACCTGGATAAGCTCTTGATTGATATTTTAAATGAGGTTATACTTAACACGATTCAGAGTGGCTCCACTGGTGTTTCTCAAGCAATGCAGATTGCTGCAAACATAGCTGTGCTGGAAAGAGCTTGTGATTATTTTCTTCAACATGCAGCCCAACAATGTGGGATTCCTGTCCGATCTGTTGAAAGGCCTCAAGGTAGTTTAACTGCCAAGATTGTTCTGAAAACTTCGAGAGATGCTGCTTATCTTGCTCTACTTAGTTTAATAAATGCCAAGTTAGATGAGTATATGGCACTCACGGAGAATGTGAACTGGACAGTGGAAGAAGCACCACAACAAGGCAGTGAGTACATGCATGAGGTGGTTATATACCTTGACACTGTGATGTCCACTGCTCAGCAAATTTTACCTCTAGATGCTTTGTACAAGATAGGGAGTGGTGCTCTGGAACATATTTCTAATTCTATCATGGCAGCCTTTCTTAGTGACAGTGTGAAGAGGTTCAACGTTAATGCAGTTATGGTCATCAATAATGATCTGAAGACGTTGGAATCTTTTGCAGATGAGAGGTTTCATAGTACTGGTTTATCTGAAATATACAAAGAAGGTAGTTTCCGAAGTTGCTTGGTAGAAGCCCGACAGTTAATAAATCTTCTCTTAAGCAGTCAGCCTGAGAACTTCATGAACCCTGTCATAAGGGAGAAAAATTATAATGCTTTGGACTATAAAAAGGTTGCTATTATCTGCGACAAGTATAAGGATTCAGCTGATGGACTCTTTGGAAGCCTCTCAAATAGATCTTCGAAGCAGAGTGCTCGAAAAAAGTCAATGGATGTGCTAAAGAAAAGACTTAGGGAttttaattagttagttttaaAAGTCTATAAATTGGTAGAGCAGAAATATCTGTCATCAATAGATTCTTTCATTATCGCTCCTGATTCGTCACACCCAAAAGATAATGGTGTACATTGATTTGACTTTTTGCAAATTTGTCtaattatattttcttataatctCTCTCCCTCCCTGTCTATGTGCGGTGCTAGCGTGTGCCTCATTATAACAAAGTGGAATAGGTGTCTATGCTACTGTTTAGGGTAGTCTCAAATTTTTCAGTGGATGAGAGCAGTTATGAAGCAAACCAAAGGATGACAATGGTTAGTATTGAACATATCCCTAGCGGTTCAAATAAATTTCTTGTTCTGACAATATTTTGTGATACTGGTCTCTTGTAAAAGCTAACAAGCTGGCGTCTACTATATTTTGCAAGTAGTTGAAATTTGCATGCTGCCCACAGGAGTTGCAAATGCTTGCTTTGTTCCATAACCTCTAGTTTGATATATATACTTCATTGTAGTTTTTGTTTTGCTCACATatgaaaatcttttgttctctGTTaagttttttgtgttttttttctcctctttgacttcttttctcTCCTTGGGGGTGCTTGATATGAGAAAATctataggaaaagaaaaacaaaaaagaattagcATTGCTTCTTGAATATGTATTACAACCATTTTGTTTCCTGGGAGTCATATAATGATAGAGGAAAAAAATCCATGATAAAAGATGGGAAAAAGGAATTGAGTTATGCTACATGTTATGGCAACTGGAACtaaatgtttttcttttcttctgtcTTTAAGAGATGCtaaaaatatttattccaaATGTGGGTTGATTATCCTAGTGGTAATGATTACGATTACCATGATTTTCATCTGGCCATTATGGATGCGAATTCATTTTAACTTGTTATTCCTCCAAAAGATTGATCAATGCATGAGACCTTTTCAGAGAAACCATGAGTTTAGTTGTTGATACTCTCAGATGCAGACATGCATTAATTAACAGATGCATTGCCGTCAGCGTTGGAAACAAAGGaagttttcttccatctttcaTGTAGAGTCATCCACGTGATTGTTCATCCTTGCGTGCTCTTTCTGCAGGTGAGAATATATTTGTGCAACCTTCCGATTTAACATTCATCATACACAGTCTTAGCTTAAAAGATATTGAATTTCTATGCCTTCCTACAGAGTCTCTTCCTGTGGAGGATTAATGTTTTGGCAATAATTGCAGACTGAAGTTTGAAGGAACTATGGAAAAGAATGaggttttgtttttgtttcttcaATAACTCATAATTGAAGTCTAAGTGCTCAATTTCATAAAATGTATTGTGACATACTGGACCTGAATTGTCTAGTCGGTCTTTTAGTCTTTGATTGGATGAAGTCATAATGTGACATGAATTATTATTATGTATTGATTAGTTCAGGCGAATTGAAAGTCATACCATTAATTGAGTATCCAAGATGAGGCATTAAGGCTTAACGACTAAGGAAGTGCTGTTGCTGCTCCTAATGCAAAGAAATACTATGTGATTACCTCTTTACTCTCTTTCAAATTAATCTCTGATTTTTCAGTATGACAGGTATGAATCTCACGTCTCTGTGGCGCATACTCACTTCATACGGTTAGTCATCTGCTTATTCTTCACAATTTGTCTTGCTGCATATGAAGTTGAACAACCCTTGTGTTCTGGTTGTGTCGTTTTAGTGAAATTAAATTCACGCTATGAAAGTACTCACAGAAGGCAAGAGGCATAATGCTGTCATTGTTCCTTTCtgtatctcttttttttttttttttcaaatgctCCTAGCCATTGATGGCTAAGACTGGCAAACAATTTTCACCCTGGTCAAGTTAATAGCCAAAGCAGTAGAACCTGACACAATATCTTCCATGCCTATAGCTACCAATAAAGAAGGATGTGTTATGTGTGTTATGTGTTAATCAGCGGGGGAAATCTCACTCTATTCTTTTAGTTGCAAGAAGTCATTGGAATGCTTCATGAATGAGTTGTGTCTTCCTTTTGGACTTGGCAAATCAAAAGCTTTGTTGTGGCCTCTTGGTCAAGTACCAGAAGAACTTCCTTGTTAGCAGGCGGCTTTGTAGTGAGGAATGGGAACTTCCAACTAAATGGAAAAAACAAGTATTTATTAGATAGTCTTCTGAATACGGTTGTCCCTATGTCAATTGATGCATATACATGCATATATTCATGTAAGTACGCAAAATCACAGTCTGACTAACATCTGCTTGAAATCATAATCACCATGTTTGAAGTATTTAATGTAAGTTCTGCTACTGATAATGGCTTGTTGTATAGCTAATTGGCAAATTTTTGATTACCACGTTGAATTTGTGCTTGAAATAATAAAACGTGAAAGGCAGAAACAAGTATTTAGTGGTTGATACAGCTGTggccatttttttttcctttttttgtttattattcAGCTCTGGCTATTTTcgtttctttcctttctcttttctttttagttCCACCAATCTGAGTTTGGAAAATCATCGCTGGCTTGAATATTTTGGTAGGAATTGCTGGATTAATGTTTTACTAAACTCCTTAACTTTTTGAGAAACCAAACATATGAAATTAGCAACCTGATTGTTTGGATAGCATTTTTCTGAATTACGTTAAGTATTATACAATTCAGGTAGCATTTTTGTACACAATTCAGAAAGCATTTTTTCTGGTGACTTG is part of the Coffea eugenioides isolate CCC68of chromosome 6, Ceug_1.0, whole genome shotgun sequence genome and encodes:
- the LOC113776260 gene encoding exocyst complex component SEC15A isoform X2, which encodes MSAKTKRRTVTENGDMANEDSVLATMIGNGEDLGPMVRLSFETGKPEALLNQLKLAVKKKEVEIEELCKLHYEEFISAVDELRGVLVDAEELKSELASDNFRLQEHVPVKALKALIEERIPLIKSHIEKKVCTQVNEWLVLIRSSAKDIGQTAIGHAASARQRDEDMLSRQRKAEEQSCLGLGDFTYTLDVEEINEDSVLKFDLTPVYRAYHIHNCLGIEEQFREYYYKNRLLQLSSDLQISSAQPFLESHQTFLAQIAGYFIVEDRVLRTAGGLLLPNQLDTMWETAVSKVASVLEEQFSHMDIASHLLLVKDYVTLLGATLRQYGYDVGPILETLNSSRSKYHELLLAECRQQITDVLINDRYDQMVMKKESDYQTNVLLFHLQTSDIMPAFPYIAPFSSMVPECCRIVRTFIKDSVNFLSYGCQMNFFDFVKEYLDKLLIDILNEVILNTIQSGSTGVSQAMQIAANIAVLERACDYFLQHAAQQCGIPVRSVERPQGSLTAKIVLKTSRDAAYLALLSLINAKLDEYMALTENVNWTVEEAPQQGSEYMHEVVIYLDTVMSTAQQILPLDALYKIGSGALEHISNSIMAAFLSDSVKRFNVNAVMVINNDLKTLESFADERFHSTGLSEIYKEGSFRSCLVEARQLINLLLSSQPENFMNPVIREKNYNALDYKKVAIICDKYKDSADGLFGSLSNRSSKQSARKKSMDVLKKRLRDFN